GAAGATCGCGCTGCTGGTGATGGGGTTGCAGATCGCTTGCGGCTCGGGGGTATCCATTGCTGAGGTCATCGTCGGTTCCATATGCGCGGGGCCAAGGTCGGCGCTCAGTATGAAACCAAAAACGTTTCATCGATATCTCAGAAGCGACCCAGTCGATAGGCATCCATCGTCGGCACGCCGGCATTGGTCGCGGGTGACGCCAACTGAGCAATCATCTCAGCAGTCACCGCCGCCTGCGTCAGCCCCAAATGCTGATGCCCGAACGCGAGCAGCACCTTGCCTTCACAGACCTTGTCGATGATCGGTAACGAGTCCGGCAGCGACGGGCGAAAGCCCATCCACGGCGTCGCGTCTTCAGCGTTCAAATCACGGCGGAACAAACCTTTGCTCAAGCGATGCAATTGCCAGGCGCGTTCCATGAACGGCGGGCGCTGCAGGCCGGCGAACTCCACGGTACCGGCCAGGCGCAGACCGCAGGTCATTGGCGTCATGATGAACTTGCGCTCCAGTGACGTCACCGCAAACGGCAGGCGCCCGTGCTCGTGCGGCAACATGAGGTGATAGCCGCGCTCGGTGTCCAGCGGAACCTGCTTGCCGGTCAGCGCGGCAGTCAGCTTCGCCGAGTGCGCACCACAGGCGATCAGCACCTGCCGCGCGCTGAAACGCCCCTGATCGGTGAGCAACGACACGCCATGTTCCTGCAACTGGCCACCCCGAACCTCCTGCTGAATGAACTGCACGCCGGCCGTTTTCGCCGCACTCACCAGTTCACACACCACCTGATACGGATCGAGAAAATGCCCGGTGCGCGGGTAGAACAATCCGCCCTGAATCTGTTCGCTGAGCTGCGGCGCGCGCTCCCTTACGGCGTTGGCCGACCACAAATCCACCGGCACCTGTTGCTGACACATGCGCGTCTGCAAGGCGTCGATCGCTTGCCGCGACTCGGCGCGCTCGAACACCAGCAGCGAGCCGTCCTCCTTGAGCAGGTCGGGGCGGGCGATGCTGTGCAGCAGGCGCTTCCAGGCATCGAGGCTGCTTTCGTTGAGCGCGCGCAAACCGGCCACGGTGCGCTGAAACGGCGCCGGGCGCAGGTTCAGCAGCAATTGGCTGAACCACGGCACGGCGTGCGGCAGGTACTTCCAGTCCAGACGCAGCGGCCCCATCGGGTCCATCAGCATTGCCGGCAGGCGCTTGAGGATCGACGCATCGGCAATCGGAAACACCTGCTCGGTGGCCAGATGCCCGGCGTTGCCGAACGAGGCGCCATGACCGGGCGGCTGCTTGTCGATGACCACCACCCGTTTACCCTGACGCGCAAGTTGCAGGGCGCAGGCGACACCGATGATGCCGGCGCCGATCACCGCGATATCGGCGTTGTCTGCTGTGAGGTTGTCGGGCATGGTCAGGCTTCCCTCTGACCGTCGAGCAGGCGCCGCAATTGCAGCGGATTCGCCTGTTTCAGCGGCTGCGGCAGCAGGCTGTCGGGAAAATCCTGATAACACACCGGACGCAGGAAACGCAGGATCGCCGCCGTGCCGACCGAGGTGCTGCGCGAATCCGAGGTGGCCGGGAACGGCCCGCCATGCACCATCGCGTCACACACCTCGACCCCCGTCGGCCAGCCGTTGACCAGCAGACGTCCGGCCTTGCGTTCCAGTGTCGGCAACAAGGCCCGGGCTTGATCCAGATCGGCGTCATCCAGGTGCAGGGTGGCGGTCAACTGGCCTTCGAGGTGTTCGCAGACCTGACGGATTTCATCGTCGTTGGCGCACTGTACGAACAGTGATGCGGCACCAAAGATTTCACCTTGCAGGCGTGCGTCGGCGAGGAAGTCCTGCGCCTGAGTCATGAACAATTGCGTCTGGCACTGGTTCGGGCCTTCAGCCGTTAGACCGCTCGCCACGTGTTGCGCCTGCGGATGTTCGGCCAACGCGGCGACGGCGCTTGCATAGGCGCGGAAAATCCCCGGCGTGAGCATGGTCTGCGCCGGGCTGCGCTGGACCCCTTCGGCGGCGGTGGCGATGAAACTGTCCAGCGCCGGCCCTTGGTGAGCGATGACCAGCCCGGGATTGGTACAGAACTGCCCGGCACCCTGAGTCAGCGAGGCGACAAAACCCTGCGCCAACGCCTCACCGCGAGCGGCAAGCGCTGCGGGAAACAGCAGCACCGGATTGATCGAGCTCATTTCCGCGTACACCGGAATCGGCTCCGGCCGTGCCTGCGCCGCTTGGCTCAGGGCGAGGCCGCCACTGCGCGAGCCGGTGAAGCCCGCAGCCTTGATGCGCCAATCGCTGACCAACGCAATGCCCACTTCATTGCCCGAACCGAACAGCAGCGAAAACACGCCTTCAGGCAAACCGCATTTTTTCACCGCGCGAGCCAGCGCCTGGCCGACCAGTTCACTGGTGCCGGGATGTGCGCTATGCGCCTTGACGATCACCGGGCAACCGGCGGCCAATGCCGAAGCGGTGTCGCCGCCGGCCACCGAGAACGCCAGCGGAAAGTTGCTGGCGCCGAACACCGCCACTGGCCCCAGCGCAATCTGCCGCTGGCGCAAATCAGAACGTGGCAGCGGCTGGCGCTGTGGTTGTGATTGATCGACGCGAACGTCCAGCCATTCGCCAGCACGCACTGTGCGGGCAAAGGTGCGCAATTGCCCGCAAGTGCGTCCGCGTTCGCCCTGGATACGGGCGCGTGGCAGGCCGGTTTCGGCCACGGCACGGTCGATCAGCGCATCGCCAAGGGCTTCGATCTCATTGGCGATGGTTTCGAGAAATTCGGCGCGAGCGCTGAGGGAGGTCTCGCGATAACGATCAAAGGCTTGCCACGCCAGTGTGCAGGCCTGTTCGACATGCTCGCTACTGCCTCCGGCATAGGCCGGTTCCAGCACCGCGTCAGTGGCGGGATTGATCGCGCGGATCGCTTCACGGCTGCCGGCGATGGCTTGGCCGCCGATCAACATGTGGCCTGTCAGAGTCATGACGCTTCCTTGATAAAAGAGGTGAAGCCCCGGCATCACACCGGGGCAGGGACTGCGATCAGGCGAGGTTCTGTTCGGCGGACCAGTTTTTGTACCACTGGCGGAACAGCGCGTACTGGGTCTCGGCGTAACGACGCTGGGCATCGCTGAGGGCGTCGGTTTCGTTGAAGTGCAGGGCGTATTCGCGGTCGCCGTTGAGCACCATCAGATGCTTGTAATACAGCACCAGGTCGCAGCCTTCGTCGAACGACGACAGCACCGCCAGCGCCGCTTCCAGTTCGCGCGCCAGACGCCGGGCCTTGGCGTCGCCCTTGGCCGCTTGCTTGCTCAGCGCCACCAGTTGCAGCACTTCGCGGGGCAGGGCGTTGCCGATACCGGTGATCGCGCCGGTGGCGTTGCAGTTGACGAAACCGTGCACCACTTGGGTATCGACACCGACCATCAGGGTCACGGCATCGTCCTGCGAGGTGATGTTTTCGGCGGCGTAGCGCAAGTCGGCGCCACCGCCGAACTCCTTGAAGCCGATCAGGTTCGGGTGTTCACGGCGCAGTTCGAAGAACAGGTCGGCGCGGGTGGCGAAGCCGTAGTAGGGACTGTTGTAGATCACCGCCGGCAGGTTCGGCGCGGCGTTGAGGATCGCGGCGAAGTGGGCTTTTTGCGCGGTGGCCGAAGCACCACGGGACAAGACACGTGGAATCACCATCAGGCCATGGGCGCCGACTTTCGCCGCATGTGCAGCGTGGGACACCGCTTCACGGCTGTTGACCGCGCCAGTGCCAACGATGGTCGGAACCCCGGCGGCCACCAGACGCGCTACGCCTTCCTGACGCTCAGCCTCGGTCAGCAGCGGCCAGTCGCCCATCGAGCCGCAGTAAACCACCGCGCTCATGCCGATATCGATCAGATCGCGACCCTTGGCCACCAGGGCGTCGAAGTCGGGTTTACGCGCGGCGGTGCACGGAGTCATCAGCGCGGGAATGCAGCCAGTGAAGATGTTATCGCTCATTGTTGTAGCTCCTCGGGACATTCATTCGGATCGTTAGAAAAGCGGGGCACTCAGATGCCCCAGGCGAAAGGATCCTGCTCGTCGATCAGCAGGGTGGCGTCGGCGGTCATGTAGGCGCGGCCGGTAATGAATGGGCGTACGCGTTCGCCTTGCCATTCGAAGCGCCCTTCGAACTGGCTGCCGGTGATGCTCGCTTGCGTCCAGACCTGGTCTTCGGCGAGTTTGCCGTCAGCGGCCAGGCAGGCGAGTTTGGCGCTGGTGCCGGTGCCGCAGGGCGAGCGGTCGTAGGCTTTTCCGGGGCACATGACGAAGTTGCGGCTGTCGGCGTGGGCGTCGTCGGCAAACAGTTCGACGTGGTCGATCAGCGCGCCGTCCTCACCGTGGATGCCTTGGGCCTCCAGGGCCTTGAGCATCGCCCAGGTGTACTCGGTGAGGGCTTCGACGTTGCTCATCTGCAGGTCCTGGCCGTGTTCGGAAACCAGGAAAAACCAGTTGCCGCCCCAAGCGATATCGCCGGACACGCGACCGTAACCGGGCACATCGACCGGCACCTGTTTGCGGTAGCGCCAAGCGGGGACGTTGCCAAGGGTCACCGCGCCGTCCTCGTGCAGGGTGGCGCTGACCGGGCCGACCGGGGTGTCGATCTTGTGCACGCCCGGTTCGATCTGCCCCAGGTAATGCAGCGAGTTGACCAGGCCGATGGTGCCGTGGCCGCACATGCCGAGGTAACCGGCGTTGTTGAAGAAAATCACCCCGCAGGTGGCATCCGGCGAGACCGGCGCGCAGTACAGCGCACCGACCAGCACGTCGTTGCCACGTGGTTCGAGCAGGCAGGCGCGGCGCCATTGATCGTGGCCTTCGCGCAAAGCATCGCGCTTCTCGGCCATGCTGTTGCCGGGCAGCTCGGGGAAGCCCTTCATCACCAGGCGCGTGGGTTCGCCGCCGGTATGGGAATCGATGATGTGCAGTCGTTTCATGGTTCGTCCCTTGAGTGAAGGTCAGGCGTGAGCAGGGCGCTGGCCCGTTGCCGAATGGGTGGAGGATTCAGCGGCTTCGCTTTCGTCGTCCTCGGTTTCCAGACGAATCAGGTGTGCCGGTACGCCGGTGGCGGCGCCCCAGTAGTAGATGCCCAGCGCGCAGACCGCGACGATCACCGTGTCGAACGGATGGCTGAGCACGCCGATGCCGCCGAAACTGCCGAGCTTGGAGAGGACGATGGTCACGGCGTAGAAGCCGATCAGCCACGCCGAAGAGCGCACTTGCTGGCCCAGATTCAGGTGCGCGGTCGGCACCATGCGCCCGCACAACAGGTAGATGACAAACATCAGGATTTGCAGGCCGAGCAACCACGACACGGTGCCCCAGCCCGACCAGTAGACAATCAGCGCGGCGATGATGAACGACAGCGGCCCAAGCACGCTCATGCCCTTGACCCGGAACGGACGCGGCATGTCCGGCGCATTGCGACGCAGTGCGGCCACCGTTACCGGGGCCACGGCGTAGCTCAATACCAGCGCGGCAGAGACCACGTTGATCAGCGCTTCCCAAGACGGGAACGGCAGGGTCCAGAACACCGACAGGCCAAAGGTCAGCCACAGCGCCGGGCGCGGGATGCCGGATTTTTCGTCGATGCGGGTGAAAATCTTGAAGAAGGTCCCGGTCTGCGCCCAGCCATAGATCACCCGTGGCGTGGCGTTCATGTAGATGTTGCCGCAGCCGCTGGGCGAGATCACCGCATCGGCCACCACCAGATACGCCAGCCAGCCGACACCCAGTGCCAGAGCGATGTCACGGTACGGCAGGGCCAGTTCCTTGGCGACGCCGGCCCAGCCATTGGCGAGCATTTCGGTCGGGATGCCGCCGAGGAAAGCGGTTTGCAGCAACACGTAAATCGCGGTGGATAGGAGTACCGACAGGATCAGCGCAATCGGGATCGTGCGTTGCGGGTTCTTCACTTCACTGGCCACGGAAATGATCGGCGTCAGGCCCAGATAAGCGAAGATCACCCCACCCGCCGAGACCGCCATTTCAATGCCGGACAGACCGAACGGCGCAAAGCCGTGCACTTCGAAATTGGCCGGTTTGAAGAAGGTGAACAGCACGCCGATCACCAGCAGCGGCACGATGAACTTGAACACGCTGACCAGATTGTTGGCCATGGCGAAGGTCTTCACGCTGCGGTAATTGAGCAGGAAAAACAGGCACAACAGACCGAATTGTACGAACCAGCCGAGCGCAGTCGGGTCGCTGGAACCGGCCTTGGTCAATTCGGGAAACCACGCCGCCGCATATTGCCGCGAGGCGACTACTTCGATCGCCACCAGGCTGGAAAACGCGATCAGCGTGATGAAGCCCATCAGGTAGCCAAGCAGCGGGCCGTGGGAGTAAACCGGGTAGCGCACCACACCGCCGGCACGGGGCAGTGCGGCGCCCAGTTCGCAGTAGACGATGCCCAGCAGCAACACGGCGAAACCACCGAGCAGCCAGGAAAAGATCCCCGCCGGGCCGGCGATGGCCGACACGTGACTGGCCGCGAACAACCAGCCCGAACCGAAGATCGCCCCCAGCCCGATGAACGTGAGGTCTATCAGTGAAAGTTGTTTCTTGAACTTGCCTTGGCCTGTCATAGCGTCGCCTTCTTGTTGGTTGTTGGAGGGGCGTGCAGTGGCGCTACAGTGAACTCATCAGGCGATGCGCGATTGATGTTTTTTGCCGGTGACGATGACGAAATCAGCACAATGGCCAAGGTCAAAGGCCCGGCTCGACAGGCTGTCGGCCATCGGGCAATCTGCGCGCAAGCCAATGCGCACCGTGGGGAGTGACAGTCATGACGCAG
The Pseudomonas fluorescens genome window above contains:
- a CDS encoding NAD(P)/FAD-dependent oxidoreductase, which codes for MPDNLTADNADIAVIGAGIIGVACALQLARQGKRVVVIDKQPPGHGASFGNAGHLATEQVFPIADASILKRLPAMLMDPMGPLRLDWKYLPHAVPWFSQLLLNLRPAPFQRTVAGLRALNESSLDAWKRLLHSIARPDLLKEDGSLLVFERAESRQAIDALQTRMCQQQVPVDLWSANAVRERAPQLSEQIQGGLFYPRTGHFLDPYQVVCELVSAAKTAGVQFIQQEVRGGQLQEHGVSLLTDQGRFSARQVLIACGAHSAKLTAALTGKQVPLDTERGYHLMLPHEHGRLPFAVTSLERKFIMTPMTCGLRLAGTVEFAGLQRPPFMERAWQLHRLSKGLFRRDLNAEDATPWMGFRPSLPDSLPIIDKVCEGKVLLAFGHQHLGLTQAAVTAEMIAQLASPATNAGVPTMDAYRLGRF
- a CDS encoding aldehyde dehydrogenase (NADP(+)), producing MTLTGHMLIGGQAIAGSREAIRAINPATDAVLEPAYAGGSSEHVEQACTLAWQAFDRYRETSLSARAEFLETIANEIEALGDALIDRAVAETGLPRARIQGERGRTCGQLRTFARTVRAGEWLDVRVDQSQPQRQPLPRSDLRQRQIALGPVAVFGASNFPLAFSVAGGDTASALAAGCPVIVKAHSAHPGTSELVGQALARAVKKCGLPEGVFSLLFGSGNEVGIALVSDWRIKAAGFTGSRSGGLALSQAAQARPEPIPVYAEMSSINPVLLFPAALAARGEALAQGFVASLTQGAGQFCTNPGLVIAHQGPALDSFIATAAEGVQRSPAQTMLTPGIFRAYASAVAALAEHPQAQHVASGLTAEGPNQCQTQLFMTQAQDFLADARLQGEIFGAASLFVQCANDDEIRQVCEHLEGQLTATLHLDDADLDQARALLPTLERKAGRLLVNGWPTGVEVCDAMVHGGPFPATSDSRSTSVGTAAILRFLRPVCYQDFPDSLLPQPLKQANPLQLRRLLDGQREA
- a CDS encoding dihydrodipicolinate synthase family protein; translation: MSDNIFTGCIPALMTPCTAARKPDFDALVAKGRDLIDIGMSAVVYCGSMGDWPLLTEAERQEGVARLVAAGVPTIVGTGAVNSREAVSHAAHAAKVGAHGLMVIPRVLSRGASATAQKAHFAAILNAAPNLPAVIYNSPYYGFATRADLFFELRREHPNLIGFKEFGGGADLRYAAENITSQDDAVTLMVGVDTQVVHGFVNCNATGAITGIGNALPREVLQLVALSKQAAKGDAKARRLARELEAALAVLSSFDEGCDLVLYYKHLMVLNGDREYALHFNETDALSDAQRRYAETQYALFRQWYKNWSAEQNLA
- a CDS encoding 4-hydroxyproline epimerase: MKRLHIIDSHTGGEPTRLVMKGFPELPGNSMAEKRDALREGHDQWRRACLLEPRGNDVLVGALYCAPVSPDATCGVIFFNNAGYLGMCGHGTIGLVNSLHYLGQIEPGVHKIDTPVGPVSATLHEDGAVTLGNVPAWRYRKQVPVDVPGYGRVSGDIAWGGNWFFLVSEHGQDLQMSNVEALTEYTWAMLKALEAQGIHGEDGALIDHVELFADDAHADSRNFVMCPGKAYDRSPCGTGTSAKLACLAADGKLAEDQVWTQASITGSQFEGRFEWQGERVRPFITGRAYMTADATLLIDEQDPFAWGI
- a CDS encoding APC family permease yields the protein MTGQGKFKKQLSLIDLTFIGLGAIFGSGWLFAASHVSAIAGPAGIFSWLLGGFAVLLLGIVYCELGAALPRAGGVVRYPVYSHGPLLGYLMGFITLIAFSSLVAIEVVASRQYAAAWFPELTKAGSSDPTALGWFVQFGLLCLFFLLNYRSVKTFAMANNLVSVFKFIVPLLVIGVLFTFFKPANFEVHGFAPFGLSGIEMAVSAGGVIFAYLGLTPIISVASEVKNPQRTIPIALILSVLLSTAIYVLLQTAFLGGIPTEMLANGWAGVAKELALPYRDIALALGVGWLAYLVVADAVISPSGCGNIYMNATPRVIYGWAQTGTFFKIFTRIDEKSGIPRPALWLTFGLSVFWTLPFPSWEALINVVSAALVLSYAVAPVTVAALRRNAPDMPRPFRVKGMSVLGPLSFIIAALIVYWSGWGTVSWLLGLQILMFVIYLLCGRMVPTAHLNLGQQVRSSAWLIGFYAVTIVLSKLGSFGGIGVLSHPFDTVIVAVCALGIYYWGAATGVPAHLIRLETEDDESEAAESSTHSATGQRPAHA